Proteins encoded together in one Pseudomonas sp. ADAK13 window:
- a CDS encoding methyl-accepting chemotaxis protein, producing the protein MDEVVSRAREQFLAVQVGTQSIRDVVQRSSESVQLLDSRMAQISNITGLISDITNQTNLLALNAAIEAARAGEHGRGFAVVADEVRTLASRTSKAAEDIRQMVEGLQSETRKAVGFMENGVTNVDSSLRLAEDASSENVHLHQAVESMFSIIQQLNARSLDYGKTIKQVSHSSEQMRLTVGVLQTSAETVRVNANKLQKLVGLFEVSGAAA; encoded by the coding sequence ATGGACGAGGTGGTCAGCCGCGCCCGCGAGCAATTCCTCGCGGTGCAGGTCGGCACCCAGTCGATTCGCGATGTGGTGCAGCGCTCCTCCGAAAGCGTGCAACTGCTGGACAGCCGCATGGCGCAGATCAGCAACATCACCGGGTTGATCAGCGACATCACCAACCAGACCAACCTGCTGGCCCTGAACGCGGCGATTGAGGCGGCCCGTGCCGGCGAGCATGGCCGCGGTTTTGCGGTAGTGGCCGACGAAGTTCGCACCTTGGCGTCGCGCACCTCCAAGGCCGCCGAAGACATTCGCCAGATGGTCGAAGGCTTGCAGAGCGAGACTCGCAAAGCCGTAGGCTTCATGGAAAACGGCGTAACCAATGTCGACAGCAGCCTGCGCCTGGCCGAGGATGCGTCGTCAGAAAACGTGCACCTGCACCAGGCGGTGGAGAGCATGTTCAGCATCATCCAGCAGCTCAACGCCCGCAGCCTCGACTATGGCAAGACCATCAAGCAGGTCAGCCACTCTTCGGAGCAGATGCGCCTGACCGTGGGGGTGTTGCAGACCAGCGCGGAAACCGTGCGGGTGAATGCCAACAAGTTGCAGAAGCTGGTGGGGTTGTTCGAGGTCAGTGGGGCTGCGGCCTGA
- a CDS encoding EAL domain-containing response regulator — translation MASQPATLLIVDDEIQVRKLLETLLRHEGYQTLSAASGEEALQLVARQPPDLILLDIMMPGMDGYEVANQLKQDPTTANIPIIMLSALSEPSARLSGLENGAEEFISKPVERVELWLRVRNLLRLKAHGDRLKNHSLMLEQQLQHHQHAAARLNIRDLARLELEKALGLAVEREEFVLHYQPKVELAGGQVCALEALLRWDRPGYGAVSPAVFIPILESLGLIVVLGRWVIDNVCRQIAEWQSSAVGAVEVSVNVSGHQLIEGDLIADITQSLARVNVEPHWLEVEITEGSLMENTEHTIASLHRLRAMGVKISIDDFGTGYSSLAYLRRFPIDTLKIDIAFIREVTSNPQDAAITRTIIELAHSLNLRVVAEGVETQAQLEFLREAGCDQIQGYLFSRPLPMQELERLLLEKRGLVRPQPH, via the coding sequence ATGGCCAGCCAACCCGCAACGCTGTTGATCGTTGATGATGAAATCCAGGTGCGCAAGCTGCTGGAAACCCTGCTGCGCCACGAGGGTTACCAGACCTTGAGCGCCGCCAGTGGTGAAGAAGCCTTGCAACTGGTGGCGCGACAGCCGCCGGACTTGATCCTGCTGGACATCATGATGCCCGGCATGGACGGCTACGAAGTGGCCAACCAGCTCAAGCAGGACCCGACCACCGCGAACATCCCGATCATCATGCTCTCGGCCCTGAGTGAGCCCAGCGCCCGCCTGAGCGGACTGGAAAACGGTGCCGAAGAGTTCATCAGCAAGCCGGTGGAACGGGTCGAGTTGTGGTTGCGGGTGCGTAACCTGCTGCGGCTCAAGGCCCATGGCGACCGGCTGAAAAATCACAGCCTGATGCTGGAGCAGCAACTGCAACATCACCAGCATGCCGCCGCCCGGTTGAACATCCGAGACCTGGCTCGCCTGGAGCTGGAAAAAGCCCTGGGCCTGGCCGTCGAACGTGAAGAATTCGTACTGCACTACCAGCCCAAGGTCGAGCTGGCCGGCGGTCAGGTATGTGCCCTTGAAGCGTTGCTGCGCTGGGACCGGCCCGGTTATGGCGCGGTGTCTCCGGCGGTATTCATTCCGATCCTGGAGAGCCTGGGGTTGATCGTGGTGCTCGGTCGCTGGGTGATCGACAACGTGTGTCGCCAGATCGCCGAGTGGCAATCCAGTGCGGTGGGTGCCGTCGAAGTGTCGGTCAACGTGTCGGGGCATCAATTGATCGAAGGTGACTTGATTGCCGACATCACCCAGTCCCTCGCCAGGGTTAACGTAGAACCGCATTGGCTGGAGGTTGAGATCACCGAAGGCTCGCTGATGGAAAACACTGAGCACACCATCGCCAGCCTGCACCGGCTGCGGGCGATGGGGGTAAAGATTTCCATCGATGACTTCGGCACCGGTTATTCAAGCCTGGCTTACTTGCGGCGGTTTCCGATTGATACGCTGAAAATCGATATCGCGTTTATCCGCGAAGTCACCAGCAACCCCCAGGACGCGGCGATCACCCGCACCATCATCGAACTGGCCCATAGCCTGAATCTGCGAGTGGTCGCCGAGGGCGTGGAAACCCAGGCGCAACTGGAGTTCCTGCGGGAAGCCGGCTGCGATCAGATCCAGGGCTATCTGTTCAGCCGGCCGTTGCCGATGCAGGAGCTGGAGCGCCTGTTGCTGGAGAAACGTGGCCTGGTCAGGCCGCAGCCCCACTGA
- a CDS encoding response regulator — MAEILIVEDNEANMRLARLLLVNAGHSVLWAADAETGLTLAREKQPALILMDIQLPGMDGLAATSLLKQDPHTAHIPVIALTAMAMKEDRDKTLRAGCDAYIIKPLRYKELYQVIDTLLQQNITPLT; from the coding sequence ATGGCCGAAATCCTGATCGTGGAAGACAACGAGGCGAATATGCGCCTCGCCCGCCTGCTGCTGGTGAACGCCGGCCACAGCGTGTTGTGGGCCGCCGATGCCGAGACCGGGCTGACCCTGGCCCGGGAAAAACAACCGGCGCTGATCCTGATGGACATTCAGTTGCCCGGCATGGACGGCCTGGCAGCCACGTCGTTGCTCAAGCAGGACCCGCACACCGCGCACATCCCGGTGATCGCCCTGACCGCCATGGCCATGAAGGAAGACCGCGATAAAACCCTGCGGGCCGGCTGCGACGCCTACATCATCAAGCCGCTGCGCTACAAAGAGCTGTACCAGGTGATCGACACGCTGCTGCAACAAAACATTACTCCTCTGACGTGA
- a CDS encoding sensor histidine kinase — protein sequence MEKPALDNSPEPQSRAEKIVEFKRQKTLLKTGALQDAIFNSAYFSSIATDEKGVIQIFNVGAERMLGYAAADVLNRVTPADISDPAELITRAAALSLELDTPITPGFEALVFKASRGIEDIYELTYIRKDNSRLSAMVSVTALRNKSDAIIGYLLIGTDNTARKQEEAERKGFERALEEKNLELEHASHMKSEFLATMSHELRTPLNAVIGFSEALKDGLVGDMSDIQREYIGDIFTSGQHLLSLINDILDLSKVEAGMMDLELEAVELAGLLANSLLIVREKAALQRIQLKLESPDDFGTLELDLRKTKQIIYNLLANAVKFSEHGGSVTLSVREVSRLQVGQIPGDWPTHGFALQPSAHQQFLELSVSDSGIGIARDDMSKLFKAFSQIDSSLARKFEGTGLGLAMVKQLTDLHGGSVAVASREGAGARFVVWLPLHRAADTEAPWPKS from the coding sequence ATGGAAAAACCTGCTCTCGACAACTCGCCCGAACCCCAATCCCGGGCCGAAAAAATCGTCGAATTCAAACGCCAGAAAACCCTGCTCAAGACCGGCGCCCTGCAAGACGCGATCTTCAACAGCGCCTACTTTTCCAGCATCGCCACCGACGAAAAAGGCGTGATCCAGATCTTCAACGTCGGCGCCGAACGCATGCTCGGGTATGCCGCCGCCGATGTGCTGAACCGCGTCACCCCGGCCGACATTTCCGACCCTGCCGAACTGATCACCCGCGCCGCCGCCCTCAGCCTGGAACTGGACACGCCGATCACGCCGGGCTTTGAAGCCCTGGTGTTCAAGGCCTCCCGGGGCATCGAAGACATCTACGAGCTGACCTATATCCGCAAGGACAATAGTCGCCTGTCGGCGATGGTCTCGGTGACGGCCCTGCGCAATAAAAGCGACGCGATCATCGGCTATCTGCTGATCGGCACCGACAACACCGCGCGTAAGCAGGAAGAAGCCGAACGCAAAGGCTTTGAGCGCGCCCTGGAAGAAAAGAACCTGGAGCTGGAACACGCCAGCCACATGAAGTCCGAGTTCCTGGCCACCATGTCCCACGAGCTGCGCACGCCGCTGAACGCCGTGATCGGTTTTTCCGAGGCGCTCAAGGACGGCCTGGTGGGCGACATGAGCGATATCCAGCGCGAATACATCGGCGACATCTTCACCAGTGGCCAGCACTTGCTGTCGCTGATCAACGACATCCTCGACTTGTCCAAGGTCGAGGCCGGGATGATGGACCTCGAGCTGGAAGCCGTGGAGTTGGCGGGCTTGTTGGCCAACAGCCTGCTGATCGTGCGGGAAAAGGCCGCCTTGCAACGCATCCAGTTAAAGCTTGAAAGCCCGGACGACTTCGGCACCCTGGAGCTGGACCTGCGCAAGACCAAGCAAATCATCTACAACCTGCTGGCCAATGCGGTGAAGTTCAGCGAGCACGGCGGCTCCGTGACCCTGTCGGTGCGCGAGGTGAGTCGCTTGCAAGTCGGGCAGATCCCCGGCGACTGGCCCACCCATGGCTTTGCCCTGCAGCCCAGCGCGCATCAACAGTTCCTGGAGCTGAGCGTCAGCGACAGCGGAATCGGGATCGCCCGCGACGACATGAGCAAGTTGTTCAAGGCCTTCAGCCAGATCGACAGCAGCCTGGCGCGCAAATTCGAAGGCACGGGCCTGGGCCTGGCGATGGTCAAGCAACTGACCGACCTGCACGGCGGCAGCGTCGCAGTGGCCAGCCGCGAAGGTGCCGGCGCCCGCTTTGTGGTGTGGCTGCCGCTGCACCGCGCCGCGGATACGGAGGCCCCATGGCCGAAATCCTGA
- a CDS encoding sugar ABC transporter ATP-binding protein: MSLDPLLEMQGISKTFNGLRVLKNVSLKVYPGEIHALMGENGAGKSTLMKILSGAYQADDGGTIRIDGQPVASYNPASAKALGIAVIYQELSLCPNLTVAENIYLGRELRRGWTIDRKGMEAGVAEVLARLGAEFTPSTRVASLSIAERQLVEIARALHAHAKILVMDEPTTPLSSRETDRLFALIKQLRSQGLAIIYISHRMAEIYELSDRVSVLRDGEYVGELARDVLSAEVLVKMMVGRDLSGFYKKEHAAYDPGQVVMRVRDMADGKRVRHCSFDLHAGEVLGIAGLVGAGRTELARLIFAADPRTSGTLEVVGKTVTQLRNPADAIRAGVVYLTEDRKAQGLFLDMSVADNINVCACVPDAHAGGVLDRGHGAQRARDAIKSLSIRVASGKVNVGALSGGNQQKVLLARLLEVKPHVLILDEPTRGVDIGSKSEIYRIINQLAKAGVGIVVISSELPEIIGTCDRVLIMREGQLVAEVGGASGLDISQEAIIDLATGSEQVAAHG; this comes from the coding sequence ATGAGCCTTGACCCCTTGCTTGAAATGCAGGGCATCAGCAAGACCTTCAATGGCCTGCGGGTGCTCAAGAACGTCAGCCTGAAAGTCTATCCCGGTGAAATTCACGCCTTGATGGGTGAGAACGGCGCCGGCAAATCGACGTTGATGAAGATCCTCTCCGGTGCCTACCAGGCCGATGACGGCGGCACCATCCGCATCGATGGCCAACCCGTCGCCAGTTACAACCCAGCCTCCGCCAAAGCCCTCGGCATTGCCGTGATCTACCAGGAACTCAGCCTGTGCCCGAACCTCACGGTGGCCGAGAACATCTACCTGGGCCGTGAACTGCGCCGTGGCTGGACCATCGACCGCAAGGGCATGGAAGCCGGGGTGGCCGAGGTGCTGGCAAGGCTTGGTGCAGAATTCACACCCAGCACCCGCGTCGCCAGCCTGTCCATCGCCGAGCGCCAACTGGTGGAAATCGCCCGGGCCCTGCATGCCCACGCGAAAATCCTGGTGATGGACGAGCCCACCACGCCGCTTTCATCCCGAGAGACCGACCGCCTGTTCGCGCTGATCAAACAGCTGCGCAGCCAGGGCCTGGCGATCATCTACATCAGCCACCGCATGGCCGAAATCTATGAGCTGTCGGACCGGGTTTCGGTGCTGCGGGACGGCGAGTACGTCGGCGAACTGGCGCGGGACGTGCTGTCGGCCGAGGTGCTGGTAAAGATGATGGTGGGCCGCGACCTTTCCGGTTTCTACAAGAAAGAACATGCCGCCTACGACCCGGGCCAGGTGGTGATGCGCGTACGTGACATGGCCGACGGCAAGCGCGTGCGCCACTGCAGCTTCGACTTGCACGCCGGTGAAGTGTTGGGCATCGCCGGGCTGGTGGGCGCTGGCCGTACCGAGCTGGCGCGACTGATCTTTGCGGCCGACCCACGTACCTCCGGCACCCTTGAGGTGGTCGGCAAGACCGTGACCCAGTTGCGCAACCCGGCGGACGCGATTCGGGCCGGCGTGGTGTACCTCACCGAAGACCGCAAGGCCCAGGGCCTGTTTCTCGACATGAGCGTGGCCGACAACATCAACGTGTGCGCCTGTGTGCCGGATGCCCATGCCGGCGGTGTGCTCGACCGTGGCCACGGTGCGCAGCGGGCACGTGATGCAATCAAGTCGCTGTCGATCCGCGTGGCGTCGGGCAAGGTAAACGTCGGGGCGTTGTCCGGCGGCAACCAGCAGAAGGTGCTGTTGGCGCGGCTGCTGGAGGTCAAGCCCCATGTGCTGATCCTCGACGAACCTACACGGGGCGTAGACATCGGTTCCAAATCCGAGATCTACCGCATCATCAATCAACTGGCCAAGGCCGGCGTGGGCATCGTGGTGATCTCCAGCGAGCTGCCGGAAATCATCGGCACCTGCGACCGCGTGCTGATCATGCGCGAAGGGCAACTGGTGGCCGAAGTGGGCGGGGCATCCGGACTGGATATTTCCCAGGAGGCGATTATCGACCTCGCCACCGGCAGCGAGCAGGTGGCGGCCCATGGCTAA
- a CDS encoding ABC transporter permease subunit yields MTVATIGKAERIRELMRTVGMLPVLVLLLVGFALASENFMTVQNLSIITQQASVNVVLAAGMTFVILTAGIDLSVGAILAASAVVALQASMSPQFGMFGIAAGIGFGLLLGLVNGGLIAFMRLPPFIVTLGALTAMRGLARLLADDKTVFNPDLPFAFIGNDSVLGVPWLVIIAVAVIALSWFILRRTVMGVQIYSVGGNPEAARLSGIKVWKVLLFVYAMSGALAGLGAVMSASRLFAANGLQLGQSYELDAIAAVILGGTSFTGGVGTIGGTLIGALIIAVLTNGLVLLGVSDIWQYIIKGIVIIGAVALDRYRQSGART; encoded by the coding sequence ATGACTGTGGCAACGATCGGCAAGGCTGAGCGTATTCGGGAACTGATGCGCACGGTGGGCATGTTGCCGGTGCTGGTGTTGCTGCTGGTGGGCTTTGCCCTGGCCAGCGAAAACTTCATGACCGTGCAGAACCTGTCGATCATCACCCAGCAGGCTTCGGTCAACGTGGTGCTGGCGGCGGGCATGACCTTTGTGATCCTCACGGCGGGCATCGACCTGTCGGTAGGCGCGATTCTCGCCGCCTCGGCGGTGGTTGCGCTGCAAGCCTCGATGTCGCCGCAATTCGGCATGTTCGGGATTGCTGCCGGGATCGGCTTCGGGCTGTTGCTCGGCCTGGTCAACGGCGGCCTGATCGCGTTCATGCGCCTGCCGCCGTTTATCGTCACCCTGGGTGCGCTGACCGCCATGCGCGGTTTGGCGCGCCTGTTGGCCGACGACAAAACCGTGTTCAACCCTGACTTGCCGTTCGCCTTTATCGGCAACGATTCAGTGCTCGGTGTGCCATGGCTGGTGATCATCGCCGTGGCCGTGATCGCGCTGTCGTGGTTCATCCTGCGGCGCACGGTGATGGGGGTGCAGATCTACTCCGTGGGCGGCAACCCGGAAGCGGCGCGGTTGTCGGGGATCAAGGTGTGGAAAGTCCTGCTGTTCGTCTATGCCATGTCCGGCGCTTTGGCCGGTCTCGGCGCGGTGATGAGTGCGTCGCGCCTGTTCGCCGCCAATGGCCTGCAACTGGGGCAATCCTATGAACTGGATGCCATCGCGGCGGTGATTCTCGGCGGCACCAGTTTTACCGGCGGCGTCGGCACCATTGGCGGCACGCTGATTGGTGCGCTGATCATCGCGGTATTGACCAACGGCCTGGTGCTGCTGGGCGTGTCGGATATCTGGCAATACATCATCAAGGGCATCGTGATCATTGGCGCGGTGGCGCTGGATCGTTATCGCCAGTCCGGTGCACGGACCTGA
- a CDS encoding ABC transporter substrate-binding protein codes for MNFKRMFPVVASLGVAVLMSHAVEARELKAIGISMGSLGNPYFVTLADGATARAKELNPAVKVTSVSADYDLSKQFSQIDNFISSKVDLILLNAVDPSAMASAIKKARDAGIVVVAVDVDAKGVNATVQTDNVEAGKLACQFIVDKLSGKGNVIIQNGPQVTAVTDRVKGCKAALASAPDIKVLSDDQDGKGSREGGLNVMQGYLTRFQKIDGLFAINDPQAIGSDLAAKQLKRSGIIITSVDGAPDIENALKTDTLIQASASQDPWAMAQTAVNVGNDILNDKQPAEAVTLLTPKLITRDNVGSYSGWSSKH; via the coding sequence ATGAACTTCAAACGCATGTTTCCTGTTGTCGCCTCCCTGGGCGTTGCCGTGTTGATGTCCCACGCCGTAGAGGCCCGTGAGCTGAAAGCCATCGGCATCAGCATGGGCTCCCTGGGTAACCCGTATTTCGTGACCCTGGCCGACGGCGCCACGGCCCGGGCCAAGGAGCTGAACCCGGCCGTCAAGGTGACCTCGGTGTCGGCCGACTATGACCTGAGCAAGCAGTTCTCGCAGATCGACAACTTCATCTCGTCCAAGGTCGACCTGATCCTGCTCAATGCCGTCGACCCGTCGGCCATGGCCTCGGCGATCAAGAAAGCCCGTGACGCCGGGATCGTGGTGGTGGCGGTGGACGTCGACGCCAAGGGCGTGAATGCCACGGTGCAGACCGACAACGTCGAAGCCGGCAAGCTCGCCTGCCAGTTCATCGTCGACAAGCTCTCGGGCAAGGGCAACGTGATTATCCAGAACGGCCCGCAAGTGACTGCGGTGACCGATCGCGTCAAAGGCTGTAAAGCGGCCCTGGCCAGCGCGCCGGATATCAAGGTGCTGTCGGACGACCAGGACGGCAAAGGCTCACGCGAAGGCGGCTTGAACGTGATGCAGGGCTACCTGACGCGCTTCCAGAAAATCGATGGCCTGTTTGCGATCAACGATCCCCAGGCCATCGGCAGCGACTTGGCCGCCAAGCAGCTCAAACGCAGCGGCATCATCATCACCTCCGTGGACGGCGCGCCGGACATCGAGAATGCCTTGAAGACCGACACCCTGATCCAGGCCTCCGCCAGCCAGGACCCATGGGCCATGGCTCAGACGGCGGTCAACGTCGGCAATGACATTCTCAATGACAAACAACCCGCCGAAGCGGTTACCCTGCTGACCCCAAAACTGATCACCCGCGACAACGTCGGTTCCTACAGCGGCTGGTCAAGCAAACATTAA
- a CDS encoding LacI family DNA-binding transcriptional regulator, producing MATMEDVARIAGVSTSTVSHVLNGTRKVSPDTVQAVQSAISQLGYIPNTLARSLARSTTNTIGVAISALSNHYFSETVHAIETECAKHGYMMLFVDTHDDPEQELRVVTALHHRRVDGILLAPSTGSLALEYLQANEVPAVLVDRMMSDRFDQVGVENTLSTQALVTHLIEHGHRRIGFISGRAGLGTSDERVAGYHAALQAAGLPLDPQLLVNGGSSSEPARHATAQLLALETPPTAIMAGNNLMTLGAMHALRDARIEVPGQMALVGFDDFDWADFFVPRLTLIAQPVQELGARAVNLLLERMASPKRKKHSVRLAPTLKIRNSCGCP from the coding sequence GTGGCAACCATGGAGGATGTGGCAAGAATTGCAGGGGTGTCGACGTCGACGGTTTCTCACGTCTTGAACGGCACCCGCAAGGTCAGCCCGGACACGGTGCAAGCGGTGCAGAGCGCGATCAGCCAGTTGGGCTACATCCCCAATACGCTGGCGCGCTCCCTGGCGAGGTCCACCACCAACACGATTGGCGTGGCGATCTCGGCGCTGTCCAACCATTACTTCAGTGAAACGGTGCACGCGATTGAAACCGAGTGCGCCAAGCACGGCTACATGATGCTGTTTGTCGATACCCACGACGATCCCGAGCAGGAGCTGCGCGTGGTTACGGCGCTGCACCACCGGCGGGTGGACGGCATTCTGCTGGCGCCGTCCACCGGTTCGCTGGCCCTGGAATACTTGCAGGCCAATGAAGTACCGGCGGTGTTGGTGGACCGGATGATGAGCGACCGTTTCGATCAGGTCGGGGTGGAAAATACGCTGTCCACCCAGGCCCTGGTGACGCACTTGATCGAGCATGGCCACCGGCGCATCGGTTTTATTTCCGGGCGGGCAGGGCTGGGCACTTCCGATGAGCGCGTGGCCGGTTATCACGCTGCGTTGCAGGCGGCAGGATTGCCGCTTGATCCACAGTTGCTGGTCAATGGCGGCTCCAGCAGTGAGCCGGCGCGCCACGCCACCGCGCAGTTGCTGGCCCTGGAGACGCCACCCACGGCAATCATGGCGGGCAACAACCTGATGACCCTCGGTGCAATGCATGCCTTGCGCGATGCGCGCATCGAGGTGCCCGGGCAAATGGCCCTGGTGGGTTTTGATGATTTTGATTGGGCGGACTTCTTCGTACCGCGCCTGACCCTGATCGCGCAACCGGTGCAGGAACTCGGCGCCCGTGCGGTCAACCTGTTGCTTGAGCGCATGGCGTCGCCCAAGCGTAAAAAACACAGCGTGCGGCTTGCGCCCACCCTGAAGATTCGTAATTCATGCGGCTGCCCCTGA
- the xylB gene encoding xylulokinase: MNNPVSLGIDLGTSELKAILMDEHGSVLAHAGARLTISRRHTGWSEQAPEDWWHACLSALDQLRADQPQAYGRVSCIGLSGQMHGAVLLGDDDRVLYPAILWDDSRAMAQAEALGREFAEVTGSLPMAGLTAPKLLWLQQHEPDVFEAIDCVLSPKDYLRLRLSGERVSDVSDGAGTLWLDVANRQWFEPMLRATGLRLAQMPRLVEGGAASAHLNAAAALRLGLAEGLVIAGGGGDNPVAAVGIGAVNAGDAFITLGTSAAIVAITDHAAGNPASAVHSFCHALPNRWYTMGAMLAGASCLRWVTRLTGAVDEQALLDRVQAELPIGQAVAVSNPLFLPYLAGERTPHNDPLLRGGFMNLGHDCTPAMLGYAVMEGVGFGLLDALNAVQSAGATVGACALVGGGARSEYWAQLLANILEREIFTLHGSELGACMGAAKLGFVANGQGAALLRAGMPVKARFFPDGAQAAVLQARYHKFQGLLGAAKALHD, from the coding sequence ATGAACAACCCGGTTTCCCTTGGCATTGATCTTGGCACCTCGGAACTCAAGGCGATCCTGATGGACGAGCACGGCAGTGTCCTCGCCCATGCCGGTGCGCGCCTGACGATATCTCGCCGGCACACGGGCTGGTCCGAGCAGGCGCCGGAGGATTGGTGGCACGCGTGCCTCAGCGCCCTGGACCAGTTGCGCGCGGATCAGCCGCAGGCTTATGGCCGCGTGAGCTGCATTGGCTTGTCCGGGCAGATGCACGGCGCCGTATTGCTGGGGGATGACGACCGGGTGTTGTACCCGGCCATCCTCTGGGATGACTCCCGCGCCATGGCCCAGGCCGAAGCCCTGGGCCGCGAGTTTGCCGAGGTCACCGGCAGCTTGCCGATGGCTGGCCTCACCGCGCCGAAACTGCTGTGGCTGCAGCAGCACGAACCCGACGTATTCGAGGCAATTGACTGCGTACTGTCGCCCAAGGATTACCTGCGCCTGCGCTTGAGTGGTGAGCGTGTGAGCGATGTGTCCGACGGTGCCGGCACGTTGTGGCTGGACGTGGCCAACCGGCAATGGTTCGAGCCCATGCTGCGTGCAACGGGTTTGCGATTGGCCCAAATGCCAAGGCTGGTGGAAGGCGGGGCGGCCAGTGCTCATTTGAACGCTGCGGCAGCGCTGCGCCTGGGCCTGGCCGAGGGCCTGGTGATTGCCGGCGGTGGCGGGGACAACCCGGTGGCGGCGGTGGGCATCGGTGCGGTGAATGCGGGGGATGCGTTTATCACCCTTGGTACCAGCGCGGCCATTGTTGCGATCACCGACCACGCGGCGGGCAATCCGGCGAGTGCCGTGCATAGCTTCTGTCATGCACTGCCCAATCGCTGGTACACCATGGGCGCCATGCTGGCCGGAGCCAGTTGCTTGCGCTGGGTGACACGGTTGACGGGCGCTGTCGATGAGCAGGCGTTGCTGGATCGCGTGCAGGCCGAGTTGCCGATCGGGCAGGCTGTGGCGGTTTCCAATCCGTTGTTCTTGCCGTACCTGGCGGGCGAACGTACGCCCCATAACGACCCGTTGCTGCGCGGTGGTTTCATGAACCTGGGGCATGACTGCACGCCGGCGATGCTGGGTTATGCGGTGATGGAAGGGGTCGGGTTCGGGCTGCTGGATGCACTGAATGCGGTGCAGTCAGCCGGCGCCACGGTGGGCGCCTGCGCACTGGTGGGCGGTGGCGCGCGCAGTGAATATTGGGCGCAGTTGCTGGCCAATATTCTGGAGCGGGAGATCTTTACGTTGCATGGCAGTGAACTGGGTGCGTGTATGGGGGCGGCGAAGCTGGGGTTTGTGGCGAACGGGCAGGGCGCGGCACTGCTGAGGGCGGGGATGCCGGTGAAGGCACGGTTTTTCCCGGATGGCGCCCAAGCCGCTGTGCTGCAGGCGCGGTATCACAAGTTCCAGGGACTGTTGGGCGCCGCCAAGGCATTGCACGATTAA
- the gcvA gene encoding transcriptional regulator GcvA has translation MNSLGYLNALRAFEAAARHQSFSAAAEELNVTSAAVGQQVRSLEAWLGVPLFTRASSGNTRLVLTDVARSALPDIREGFDRLRVGLARLKEASQSADLTVTVSPAFAGKWLLPRLERFQQLHPEIDVLLNTNLKTLDFLAESIDIGVRYGAGSWPGLTAIKLMDEDLFPVCSPNYPALANGTLSLEQLAQCTLIHDLSMAGDPGFPTWRTWLDAMGQPGTDASHGLRINNSAAVVQAAIEGQGLALGRSVMVHDDLASGRLIRPFGQVQSAVALAYYVVYRPECGELAKVQAFRDWLLTQ, from the coding sequence ATGAACTCACTCGGATACCTCAACGCCCTGCGCGCGTTCGAAGCCGCGGCCCGGCATCAAAGCTTCTCTGCGGCAGCGGAAGAGCTGAACGTCACTTCAGCCGCCGTCGGCCAGCAAGTGCGCAGTTTGGAGGCGTGGCTCGGGGTGCCGTTATTCACCCGGGCCAGCAGCGGCAATACGCGGTTGGTACTGACGGACGTGGCCCGGTCGGCGTTGCCGGACATTCGCGAGGGTTTTGATCGGTTGCGGGTGGGGTTGGCGCGCTTGAAGGAAGCGTCACAGAGCGCCGACCTGACCGTGACGGTCAGCCCGGCATTTGCCGGCAAGTGGTTGTTGCCCAGGCTGGAGCGGTTTCAGCAGCTGCATCCGGAGATCGATGTACTGCTGAACACCAACCTCAAGACCCTGGATTTTCTCGCGGAAAGTATCGACATCGGCGTGCGCTATGGCGCTGGCAGCTGGCCTGGATTAACCGCGATCAAGTTGATGGACGAGGACCTGTTTCCCGTCTGCTCCCCCAACTATCCAGCGCTGGCCAACGGCACGCTCAGCCTGGAACAACTCGCGCAATGCACGCTGATCCATGACCTTTCCATGGCCGGAGACCCCGGCTTTCCCACCTGGCGAACCTGGCTGGATGCCATGGGGCAACCGGGTACGGATGCCAGCCACGGGTTGCGCATCAACAACTCGGCGGCCGTGGTGCAGGCGGCGATCGAAGGGCAAGGCCTTGCGTTGGGCCGCAGCGTTATGGTGCACGACGACCTGGCTTCGGGGCGCCTGATCCGCCCGTTTGGCCAGGTCCAAAGCGCCGTGGCTCTGGCGTACTACGTGGTGTACCGGCCAGAGTGCGGCGAACTGGCGAAAGTGCAGGCGTTTCGTGACTGGTTACTGACCCAGTAG